The window CCGGCCGGGCTCAGCCCGCGTGCTTGGCGATGAGGGCGCCCAGGCGGGGCACCGCGGACTCGACGTTCTTCACCGCCGTGCCGCGCAGCTTCTCGTAGGTGCCCTTGATGAGGCCGCTCTTCGAGTGGCTGACCTTCGTGTCGGTGATGGTCAGCAGCGCCGCGGCCACGCGCGAGGCGTTCGACGTGAAGTGCGCCGCGACCGGCTTCCCGCCCGTCTTGGCCTCCTGGTAGAGCGGATCCAACGCCTTGGAGAACTCGGGCAGCAGATCCTCGACGGCATGCTTGATGAACCCGGGCTTGATGCCCTTCACGGCCGCGTAGCCCGCCTTGATGGCCATCCCCGAGATGCCACCCTTGTCGGCGACCTCGGCATCGATGAGCGTGCAGCAGTCGTTGATGACCGCCGCCTTCTTGGTGTCGTTGGTCAGTGTCTCGGTCAGTGACGCCATGAATCCGTGCCTTTCCCTTTCCGTCTCACCGGGCCCCACCGCCTCCGCGCGACGTGGAGGCGCGCCCGGCCCGAGCGGGCGCATAGCACACAAACTTCCGCCCCTTACGCGAACTGTTGGAGCGAGGCCACGTGGGGAGGCTTCTCCAGGGGCCCCGTGTCCACCACGGGAAGGAAGACCCGGAAGATGCTGCCCTGCCCCACCACGCTGTCCACGGACATCGAGCCCCCGAGGCCGCGGATGATGTCATGGCTGATGGACAGGCCCAGTCCCGTGCCCTCGCCCACCGGCTTGGTGGTGAAGAACGGCTCGAAGACGCGCTCGAGGTTCTCCTGGGCGATGCCACAGCCGTTGTCCCGCACCTCCACCACCACCTGGGAGCTGCCGTGCATGTGCGTCACCAGGCGGATCTCCCCTCCCTGCTTGGGCAGGGCCTGGGCGGCGTTGATGAGCAGGTTGGTGAAGACCTGCGCGAGCTGCACGGAGTTGCCCAGCACCTGGGGCAGCTCGCCGTAGTCGCGCACCAGCCGCCCCCGGCTGCGCAGCCGGCTCCAGGCCAGATGGACCGAGTTCTCCAACACCTCGTGCAAATCCAAGGGGTGGGTGTTCACCGGATCGCCCCGGGACAGCGCCCGCAGGCTCTGGACGATGAGCCGCATGCGCTCGGCGCCCTCGCGCGCCTCGTGGAGGGCGTCCATCAGCTCGCGCGCGTCGTCCCGGGACAGGTCCATCCGGCGCAGCTCGCCCCCAATGAAGCTCAGGTTGCTGGAGACGAAGGCCAGCGGGTTGTTGATTTCGTGCGCCACGCCCGCGGCGAGCATCCCGATGGAGGCCATGCGCTCGTTGAGCCGCAGGCGCATCTGGTTCTCGCGCTGCTCGGTGATGTCGCGCACCGTGACGGCCATGCAGTCCCCCACGGCGCTCAACTGACGGCGGAACCAGCGGCGCCCCCGGCCGGGCAGCGCCTGCTCCACCTCGTCATCGTGCGGCACGCCCGTGCGCCACACCTCGTCACAGAGCGCGCGCGGCGCGATGAAGGCCACGTGGGGCACGTCCGAGAGCAGCTGGCCCTCCAGGTCCGCCGCCGCCCCGCCCAGCAGCCGCTCGGCGTGGGCATTGAGCCGCAGCAGCCGCAGCTGCTCCGGCTCGGCCCGCAGGAGGAAGAACGCGTCGAAGCTGCTGCTGGCCGCGGCGCGGAAGAGCGCCTCGCTGCGGCGCCGGGCCTCCTCGTTGCGCCGGTCGTGCGACAGGTCGCGCGCGATGCCGAACAGCCCCACCACCTGGCCATCCTCCCGGCGGATGACGCCCTTGGTGGAGAGCCATTCGCGCGAAATGCCCGCCATCACCTCGTGCATCTCCGCGTGAAGGCTGCGTCCCGCCAGCAGGGTCTGGCGATCGAACTCGAGGGTGTTCTGCGCCTCCTCCCGCGACATCAGATCGGCGTCCTTGCGGCCGAGGATCTCTTCCACCGGCTTGCCCAGGTAGCGCGCGCCCGCCTCATTGATGAAGAGGTAGCGCCCCTGCAGATCCTTGATGAAGATCGCGTCGGGCAGCTCCTCGACGAGGGAGTGGAAGAGGTCGCGGTAGGGGAAATCGGCTGGGATCAGGGTCGACTGGGGCGCGAGACCTCCCCCGGACCCGGAGTCGCTCCCGGTCCCCGGTTCGCTTCCGTTGCTCATGCCACAATCAATACCCACAACCCCGCGCATCGAGCAGTCGTCCCTCGGCGGCTTCCGGGGGGCTTCCGTCCAGCACCCCACGCTTTCGTTTCCTCGTCTCGAGGGAGCGTCCATTGACGGACAGTGAACTCGTCACGCGGGAAGATGGTTTGAAGACCACCGGAACGCCCCCGCGGGCGGCGAGGCATGCCGGAGTCCGTCCACCGACACGGTTTGTTCCCGACCACCCTAAAAACTGCAAACCCCCGCCTGTAAGAATGACGGTTTCCGAGGCTTAAGCATGGCGGGCCCTGGATGCAAGTGCCCGAAGTCCTTGCGAAATGCCATCCGCCCGACCATTGGCACCCGCGTTGCTAAAGGGAAGTGGCACGACGCACCGACGTGAAGCGCAACGTCTTCCACCCCCGAGAGACACCATGCAAGCTTCCTCCTCCCTCTCTTCCGCCGACACCCTCTCCACCTACCTGGCGGACATCAACCAGTACCCGCTGCTGTCCGTGCAGGAGGAGCAGGCGCTCGCGCGGCGCTTCAAGCAGGGCGACATGGCCGCGGGCCACAAGCTGGTGACGAGCAACCTGCGCTTCGTGGTGAAGGTCTCCTACGAGTACCGCTCCTACGGCATCAAGATGTCCGACCTCATCCAGGAGGCGAACATCGGCCTGATGAAGGCGGTGCAGAAGTTCGACGCGGACAAGGGCATCCGCCTCATCTCCTACGCGGTGTGGTGGATCCGCGCCTACATCCAGAACTACATCCTCAAGAACTGGAGCCTGGTGAAGCTGGGCACCACGCAGGCCCAGCGCCGGCTGTTCTTCTCGCTGGCGCGCACGCGCCGCGAGCTGGAGAAGATGGGCCCCGGCGAGGGCAACATCGTCGACGCGGAGGAGATCGCCCGCAAGCTCAACGTGAAGGCCACCGAGGTGCGCGAGATGGAGCAGCGCATGGGCGGGCGGGACTTGTCGCTGGACGCGCCGGTGGGCGAGGAAGGCGACGCCACGCACATGGACTTCGTGGAGTCCGAGAGCGCCTCCCAGGTGGACGAGGTGGCCGATCGCCAGGAGGCCGATCTGACGCGCGCCCGCATCCGCCAGGCGCTCACCCGGCTGGATCCGCGCGAGCGCTTCATCATCGAGCACCGGGTGATGGGCGACTCGGAGATGACGCTGAGCGAGCTGGGCGAGCACTTCGGCTTCTCGCGCGAGCGCGCGCGCCAGCTGGAGATCCGCGCCAAGGACAAGCTCAAGGCGGAGCTGGCCTCGCTCATGGCCGAGGTGGGCCTGGACGAGGCGGCGGCCAGCCGCTAACACCCCGCCCCGAGAACGAGTCCCTTCCGGCCCCGCGGGGCGGGAGGGACAGGGACGGGGACGATGAAGCCGTGGAAGGTGATTGACCGGGCGAGCGCACCGGATGGCGGGGAGCTGGTGCTGCACCAGCGCGGCGAGGAATTCGCCATCCGCGTGAACGGGCGCGAGCTCATGTCCAGCCGCCAGCATGGCTCCGAGGAGCGGATGGCGGAGGTGGCCTGCGCGGGACTCACGGGCGCGCGCGTACGGGTGCTCGTGGGTGGGCTGGGCCTGGGCTACACGGTGCGCGCCACGCTGGATCGGCTGTCCTCCACGGCCGAGGTGGTGGTGGCGGAGCTCGTGCCCGCGGTCGTCGCGTGGAACCAGGGCGTGCTCGCGCCGCTGGCCGGACGACCGCTGGAGGATCCCCGGGTGAAGGTGGAGACGCGGGACGTGGGCGCGCTCTTGCGCGAGGCCGAGGGCCACTACGACGCGGTGCTCCTGGACGTGGACAACGGCCCCGAGGCGCTCACCCAGGAGGACAACCGTTGGCTCTACGGCGAGCGCGGACTGACCCGGCTGCGGCGCGCGCTCAAGCCGCGCGGCGTGGTGGTGGTGTGGTCGGCCTCGCCGGATCGCGCCTTCGCCCGGCGGCTCGAGCGGATGGGCTTCGACACCGAGGTGGTGGAGACGCCCGCGCGAGGCAAGGCGGGCGGACCCCTTCACACCCTCTTCATCGGCCGCGCCCGGCCCTCAGGCGCGTGACTTCACGAGCGGCTGGCGATCCTTCCAGGGCCGGGCCTGCTCGAGCTGAGAGGCCAGGCGGATGAGCGTGGCCTCGTCGCCGAAGCGGGCGGCGAACTGCACGCCGATGGGCAGCCCGGCGGCGTTCCAGTAGAGCGGCACCGACATGGCGGGCTGTCCCGTCATGTTGAAGAGCTGGGTGTTGGGCGTGCGCTCCAGGGCGTTGGCCCCCAGCTCGTCGATGAGCTTCGTGAAGAGCGGCTTGAGCGGCAGCTTGCGCAGGGCCGTGAGCGCGGCGAGCTCCAGGGGCTTGAGCGCGAGCTCGCCCACGCGCGAGGGCGGATAGGCGAGCGTCGCGTCCAGGAAGAGATCGTAGCGTGAGTGGAAGGCCGCGGTGATGCGGCCCGCCGCGTGGATGGCTTCCCGGGACGCCTGGAACTCGGCCGCGGTGAGGATGTTGCCGAGCTGCCCGAGCGCCCAGGTGGCGGGCTCCACGTCCCCCGGCTCCAGCGGCCGGCCCCGGTACTCGCCGATGACCTTGAGGAAGTAGGCCACGCTGGCCGAGACGACGACGAAGTAGGAGCGCACCAGCTCGTCCCGGGGGAACACGGGCGCGTCCTCGACCAGCTCGTGCCCCAGCTCCTCGCACAGCTTCGCCGCGTCCCGCACGGCGGCCACGCAGTCCGGGTGGACGTCGCGGCCCAGGAGCGAGCCGGTGGAGAAGGCGATGCGCAACCGGCCCGGAGGCGCGCCCACCTCCTCGAGGAAGGGCCGGGCCACCGGAGGCGCCACATAGGGCGCGCCCGGCTCCGAGCCATGGGTGACGTCGAGCATCGCGGCGCTGTCGCGCACGCTGCGCGTGAGCACGTGTTGCTGCACGAAGCCGTTCCACCCCTCGCCGGAGTCCGGACCCACGGGGTTGCGCGCCCGCGTCAGCTTCAGCCCGAAGAGGCCACAGGCCGACGCGGGAATGCGGATGGAGCCGCCGCCGTCACCGCCATGGGCCATGGGCACCACGCGCGCCGCCACGCACACCGCCGAGCCCCCGCTGGAGCCCCCGGGCGTGTGCTCCGGATTCCAGGGGTTGCGCGTCGGTCCCCGCAGCGCCGACTCGGTGACGCCGAGGATGCCCAGCTCGGGGGTGCTCGTCTTGGCCACGAAGTTGAGCCCGGCGCGGCGGTAGCGCGCGATGAGCTCCGCGTCGTGGTCCGGCACGAAGCCCACCAGCGCGCGGCAGCCCGCCGTGAAGGGCTCGCCCTTCACATACCCATCCAGGTCCTTCACGAGGAAGGGCACGCCGGCGAAGGGCCCCTCCGGCAGAGGACCCGCGGCGGCCTTGCGCGCCTGCTCGTACATCGTGTGGACCACGGCGTTGAGGCGTGGGTTGATGGATTCGATTCGGGTGATGACCTCCTCCACCAGCTCGGCGGGGTGGACCTGCTTCGTGCGGACCAGTCCGGCGAGGTCCGTTGCGTCGAATGCGTCGTATCCCTGGATGGCCATGGGCGGGCTATCTAGCATGGGCCGTCATGGCGAAACCCCAGTACTGGCTGATCAAGAGTGAGCCATCCGTCTACCCCTACGCCCAACTGGAGCGCGAGGGGCGGACGGAGTGGTCGGGAGTGCGCAACTTCGAGGCCCGCAACAACCTCCGGGCGATGAAGCCCGGGGATTTGTGTCTCTACTATCACTCCAACGAGGACAAGGCCGTGGTGGGCGTGGCCCGGGTGCTCACCTCCCCCACCGAGGATCCCACGGCGCCCGGGGAGGACTGGGCCTCGGTGCAGATGGGCCCTTTCGTCGCGCTCCAGAAGCCGGTGACGCTGGCCACCGTCAAGGCCACCCCGGCGCTCGGGGACTTTCCGCTCATCACCCGGAGCCGGCTGAGCGTGGCCCCCGTCACCGCCGAGCACTTCCAGGACGTGCTGGAGCTGGGCGGCACGAAGCTGCCGAGAAAGCCGCCCAAGGCACCCTGAGGGCTCAGGCGTTGGCCGGGTGCAGCTTCTGTTGCAGGAGGTTGGCCCGGTTGAGCGCCGCCAGGAGCTGCTGGCGCAGCGACTCGGCGTCGCGGGAGATGTCCACGAAGTCCTGATCCCGCGCGTCGTTGGCCAGCGCCTGGGCGTTCTCGGCCACCCGCGCCATGCGCTCGTTCACTCCCTGCAACGAGCTGATGAGC is drawn from Cystobacter fuscus DSM 2262 and contains these coding sequences:
- a CDS encoding DUF6918 family protein, whose amino-acid sequence is MASLTETLTNDTKKAAVINDCCTLIDAEVADKGGISGMAIKAGYAAVKGIKPGFIKHAVEDLLPEFSKALDPLYQEAKTGGKPVAAHFTSNASRVAAALLTITDTKVSHSKSGLIKGTYEKLRGTAVKNVESAVPRLGALIAKHAG
- a CDS encoding ATP-binding protein codes for the protein MSNGSEPGTGSDSGSGGGLAPQSTLIPADFPYRDLFHSLVEELPDAIFIKDLQGRYLFINEAGARYLGKPVEEILGRKDADLMSREEAQNTLEFDRQTLLAGRSLHAEMHEVMAGISREWLSTKGVIRREDGQVVGLFGIARDLSHDRRNEEARRRSEALFRAAASSSFDAFFLLRAEPEQLRLLRLNAHAERLLGGAAADLEGQLLSDVPHVAFIAPRALCDEVWRTGVPHDDEVEQALPGRGRRWFRRQLSAVGDCMAVTVRDITEQRENQMRLRLNERMASIGMLAAGVAHEINNPLAFVSSNLSFIGGELRRMDLSRDDARELMDALHEAREGAERMRLIVQSLRALSRGDPVNTHPLDLHEVLENSVHLAWSRLRSRGRLVRDYGELPQVLGNSVQLAQVFTNLLINAAQALPKQGGEIRLVTHMHGSSQVVVEVRDNGCGIAQENLERVFEPFFTTKPVGEGTGLGLSISHDIIRGLGGSMSVDSVVGQGSIFRVFLPVVDTGPLEKPPHVASLQQFA
- a CDS encoding RNA polymerase factor sigma-32; this translates as MQASSSLSSADTLSTYLADINQYPLLSVQEEQALARRFKQGDMAAGHKLVTSNLRFVVKVSYEYRSYGIKMSDLIQEANIGLMKAVQKFDADKGIRLISYAVWWIRAYIQNYILKNWSLVKLGTTQAQRRLFFSLARTRRELEKMGPGEGNIVDAEEIARKLNVKATEVREMEQRMGGRDLSLDAPVGEEGDATHMDFVESESASQVDEVADRQEADLTRARIRQALTRLDPRERFIIEHRVMGDSEMTLSELGEHFGFSRERARQLEIRAKDKLKAELASLMAEVGLDEAAASR
- a CDS encoding amidase codes for the protein MAIQGYDAFDATDLAGLVRTKQVHPAELVEEVITRIESINPRLNAVVHTMYEQARKAAAGPLPEGPFAGVPFLVKDLDGYVKGEPFTAGCRALVGFVPDHDAELIARYRRAGLNFVAKTSTPELGILGVTESALRGPTRNPWNPEHTPGGSSGGSAVCVAARVVPMAHGGDGGGSIRIPASACGLFGLKLTRARNPVGPDSGEGWNGFVQQHVLTRSVRDSAAMLDVTHGSEPGAPYVAPPVARPFLEEVGAPPGRLRIAFSTGSLLGRDVHPDCVAAVRDAAKLCEELGHELVEDAPVFPRDELVRSYFVVVSASVAYFLKVIGEYRGRPLEPGDVEPATWALGQLGNILTAAEFQASREAIHAAGRITAAFHSRYDLFLDATLAYPPSRVGELALKPLELAALTALRKLPLKPLFTKLIDELGANALERTPNTQLFNMTGQPAMSVPLYWNAAGLPIGVQFAARFGDEATLIRLASQLEQARPWKDRQPLVKSRA
- a CDS encoding EVE domain-containing protein; translated protein: MAKPQYWLIKSEPSVYPYAQLEREGRTEWSGVRNFEARNNLRAMKPGDLCLYYHSNEDKAVVGVARVLTSPTEDPTAPGEDWASVQMGPFVALQKPVTLATVKATPALGDFPLITRSRLSVAPVTAEHFQDVLELGGTKLPRKPPKAP